AATTAAAATCGGGGCCTGGGTTCCTGTAATTTCAACTCCATCTAAATTCACAGCCTTTAATTTCAGCACGATAGGTCCGAGGTCTAAATCTCCAGATAAATCTGCAGAGGAGATTTTCCAAAAGGTATTAGAGAACCCTAAGTAAGATGCTTGAAGGATGTAGTCGCCTTGCTTTACATTGCTAATGGTGAAGTTCCCCTCAAGGTTAGTAATTCCAAAATAGGCAAGGGTAGAATCTTCTGGATATAAAATAGAAACAGTGGAGGATGGCATAGCAACCCCCGCGCTGTCTACAACAGATCCGGTTATGCTTACTTTTTCTTGCGCAAAGCCAGATAGGCTTAGGCAAATGCAAATGAATAAGGTGATCAGGTTTTTCATGATTATCGTGCTACTCTAATTACCATTCCGTTTCCGCCGTGTTGCTCTTCCATTTCTTTGGTTTTCTCTTCCACAATGGCTTTAAACTCTTCTTTGGTAACTTTTTTACCTTTTCCTTTTATAGACATGGTTTTAGCATCTACCTCTTGCTCCTCAATTTTGGTGGCCATAACGGTAACAAGCCCGTTATCTAATTCCAATCCTAAAATCATTCCTGGAAGTTTACCTACTCCTCTTGGTCCAGTAGATACCGGGATTTGAGGGGTGAACCAAGCTAAAATGGTGTCTTTTTCTCCGTAGTGGATGGCTTCTTGACATACATAACCAAGAATTTCTTTTTGCCCAGCACCGATTTTCCAGTTAAAAGGTTTTTCATTTTCGTCAACCACAACGAAATTTCTACCCATAAACTCCTTCAATTCTACTCGGGTTTGTTCTTTAATATCATGCACAACCTCTGAATTGTCTTTCATCTGCTTAAAGCGCATGTGCATGCCACCTTGTTGTTTTTCTACAACCTCGTCTTCCTCAACTTCTGGCGATTGATATTTAGAAAGATCGGCGTTAAATAATAGCTCTTTGTTAAATTCTTTATAGCGAGGAATCATGTCTTTAAACTGCTTAGCACGCTCAGGCAGCTTTGCATGAACATCAATTTTCTCTTGATATACAATACGACCTTCAGTTAGTTGGGCAACACCCGAAAATCCTGTAAGTAATGCGATAATTAAGCTTAAGTATAGTTTCATAGTTTTTGGTTTTTCCACCCTACAAACATACTTTACACCAAGCCCTGCCTAGGTTAATGCTATATCAATTAAGGTTAATTATGGTTAACGCATTGTTATCAAGGGTTTTAGCCATTCTACATTTGACTTATGCCAAAGCAGATTAATAGAAATAAGAGTTATTTATTGGTGGTAGCGGCCATTTGTATTATTGGTCTATGTGGATTGATAGTACATTTCCTTGGAGGCAGTTATCATAGCGCCAAAACAGAGTTACGACGACAAAGTACCCGTAACTTACTTTTTACGCAGAAAGCAATAACAGACTCCATACAGCAACAGGCGACTCAAGAGGATTTAAGGGTGGCGGTAACCCTACTTAAATCTATTGCTTCAGATATAGATGATGGAAAAAAAAGCCGATCCATTTCCATTACGAAAAGAGTAAACCGAAAAGATACAAGTGGCTTATATAAAGAAGGGTGGTTGAAGGAGTTTAAGCTGAATATAAATCTGGATTCGATTATAAGCCAGGAGTTAAGTTATGTCGATTCTCTAACCGGAATTATGAGTTTGGTTCAAGACTCTATAAAGATTGATACCATAATTAAAAACCACAACAACATACGTATAGAAAAGCATCATGGAGAGCCCGGGCGAGGGTCAAAACACAATTGGTTTTCGAAAAAGGTGGAGCGCGAATTGCTGTTCGCCGACACGGCTTTGCTAACTAAAAAATTTAACGCGGCCTTTAGCGACGAGCCTCACCCTATTTCACTTTCCTGGGTGGTGGTAGATTCTACCGTGAAAGGATTCAACCCACATAATTTTAGATTGGTATCCAATCCCAAAATAAAGGTGGAACCTAAATACGTAGGGATAGAATCGGCAGCCTTAAGCAAAATAAAAAGGCAAGCAGCACTTTCTCTCGTTCTTTTATTGCTGGTGATTTTCGCCTTTTGGCAATTTATTCGCAATGCCAGAAAACAGGAAAAACTTTTACTGTTTAAGAACGAGCTGATTAGCAATATTTCGCATGAGCTTAAAACTCCTGTTAGTTCGGTTAAAATTGCTATTGAAAGTCTTTTGAAACGGAAGGAAAATCAAGATGAACGTACAACGGCGTATCTTGAGCAGTCTGCTAAAGAAATTAATAAGCTTCAATATCTCATCGATAAGGTGCTGCAATCGTCCATTCTAGAAGAAGGGCAAATTCCTTTACAAATTGGAAAAGTTAATTTGTTCGATTGTTGCCAACACGCGATTCAATCTTTAGATCTTCTTGCCAAAGAGAAGGGTATGGAAATTAAGCTTGAAAGCAAGATTCCAACAGCGGTAGCCAAAGCAGATAAGGATATTTTGTGTAGGGCAATTGCCAATGTAATAGAGAATGCAATTAAGTACGGACCACAAGATTCTTTGGTTGAGGTTGTAATTGGAACCCATAGTTCGGGATATCAAATTCGGGTGCGCGATGGAGGAAGCGGTGTTAGTGCCGAGTATTTATCTTCTATTTTTGATCGCTTCTTTCGAATGCCAACGGGTAATGTCCATAATGTTAAGGGACATGGTTTGGGCTTGCATTTTGTGAAAAGTGTAATGGAACAAATGGGTGGAACCGTTCAAGCAAAAAATGTGGAAAGTGGTTTCGAGATAACCCTAAATATACCTGCTTATGAGTAAGATTTTATACTTGGAAGACGAACCATTTTTAGGTCAAGTGGTGGTAGATTCCCTTCAGGAAAATTCTTACGAAGTAGTTTGGGTGAAATCGGGTAAGAAGGCTCTTGAGGCGTTTGAAAAGGAGTTGTTTGATCTTTGTTTGTTGGATGTTATGGTTCCCGATATCGATGGTTTTTCCGTAGGGAAGCAAATTAGGGATGTCAATGCCAAAATCCCTATTGTTTTCATTACGGCTAAATCGCAAGGTGCAGATGTAGTACAGGGGTTTGATTCGGGTGGAACGGAGTACATAAAAAAGCCGTTTGGCTTGGATGAGTTGCATGCAAGACTTAAAAATCAACTGAATTTACTGAACGCTGTTGCAGCAGAAAAGGAGGAAATTTCTTTTGGGAAATTTACACTGGATGCCCAGCGGTTAAAGCTGCAATTTGAAGGTGAAACCCTAGTTAAATTAACGCATCGCGAATGCGAAATATTGAAAATGTTAGGTGCAAAGCTTAACGAAACGGTTGAGCGCAAGCATCTTTTGAAACAAATATGGGGAGATGACTCCTATTACAATTCCAGAAACTTGGATGTGTACATCAAGAAAATTCGCGATTACTTAAGTGTGGATTCAGAAGTGGAAATAATTACCCTAAAAGGAGTGGGATATAAGTTGGTTTGTGCCTAAACCAACTCGGGGATTTTCCATTTAAATCGCACGGCTAAAATCCTAATGGTAAAAATGAAACTCATAGCTATAATGGCCGACCATTCTGTGTTTACAGGGGTTTTTAGCAATATCCAATATAAAAATCCACCTAGAATGCATGGGGTAGCGTAAAACAAATTGCCCTTAAAAACGAGAGGGATTTCGTTGCACAAAGTATCTCGAATTACTCCACCTGCCACAGCCGATGAGGTTCCTAATAGTACCGCAGAAACAGGTGCTATATCCATGGAAAGTGAAACCTGGGTGCCCAATACCGTAAAAAGGCTTATTCCCAAGGTATCAAACAGCATCATGGTTTTTCTCAGCTTTAAGAGATGCTTTCTAAAAAGTAGGGCAATAAAAATCCCGCCAAAAATGGCGTAGAGAATTGGTCGGTTACTTAGCCAGCCCACTGGCGTTACACCAAGTAATACGTCTCTTATAGAACCTCCGCCTATCGCGGTTACCAGGGCAATAATGCTGCCTCCAAAAAAGTCCAATCGCTTATCAAAGGCCCCCAGAAAACCGGATATGGCAAAAACAGCTGTTCCTAAAATATCTATGGTTAAAAAAAGGATATCCACCTTTATAAGCTCATTACATCTTTAAATTTCGCGGCTTGTCTTCTGGATACCTCTACTTTGGTACCATCTTTTAACTCCAATTGTAACCCGCCGTTAAACCAGGTTTCTACGCTTTCTACCCAACGTAGGTTAACAATGAATTTTCTATTGGTCCTAAAGAAAACAGAAGGGTCTAGTCTTTTTTCAAGGTTGTTTAGTGATTTTAAAATTAGTGGCTTTTTGTCCTTAAAATAAACTCGAACATAGTTTCCTTCCGATTCAAAAAGACGAACATCTGAAAGGGATACGAACCAACATTTGTCTCCATCCTTCAAGAAGATTTGGTTATCCAAGTTAAGTACGTCCTCGTTGGTAGAAGTGCTTTCCTCCGCGTGCGATCTATCCTCGCTTAACCTGTGCTCCACCTTTTTTAAGGCTTCCTCCAGGCGATGATTTTCTACTGGCTTTAACAGGTAGTCTAGTGCGTTTACCTCAAAGGCTTTTATCGCATATTCATCATAGGCAGTAACAAATATCACATAAGGAATGTGATCGAGATCCTCTAGCAAATCGAAACCGCTTTTACCAGGCATTTGGATATCTAGAAATACTAAATCGGGTTTTTCCGCATTTATTTTTTCTGCTGCTTCTTCTCCGTTTGCTGCCTCTCCAATGATGTCGAGATTGTCGTATTGCGACAATAATTTTTTTAATTCCTGCCTGGCTAGTCTTTCGTCGTCTACAATTAAAGTTCTCATGGTTTAATTTTTAGGAATGTTGATTTCAGTTTTAACCTGGTTCTCGGTTTCGTTATAAATACGGAGGGAAGCATTTTTTCCGAATATAAGCTTAAGTCTTCTGCGGGTGTTTCGCAAGCCGATTCCCTGTTGTTCGGTAGTAC
This window of the Luteibaculum oceani genome carries:
- a CDS encoding GLPGLI family protein codes for the protein MKLYLSLIIALLTGFSGVAQLTEGRIVYQEKIDVHAKLPERAKQFKDMIPRYKEFNKELLFNADLSKYQSPEVEEDEVVEKQQGGMHMRFKQMKDNSEVVHDIKEQTRVELKEFMGRNFVVVDENEKPFNWKIGAGQKEILGYVCQEAIHYGEKDTILAWFTPQIPVSTGPRGVGKLPGMILGLELDNGLVTVMATKIEEQEVDAKTMSIKGKGKKVTKEEFKAIVEEKTKEMEEQHGGNGMVIRVAR
- a CDS encoding sensor histidine kinase, giving the protein MPKQINRNKSYLLVVAAICIIGLCGLIVHFLGGSYHSAKTELRRQSTRNLLFTQKAITDSIQQQATQEDLRVAVTLLKSIASDIDDGKKSRSISITKRVNRKDTSGLYKEGWLKEFKLNINLDSIISQELSYVDSLTGIMSLVQDSIKIDTIIKNHNNIRIEKHHGEPGRGSKHNWFSKKVERELLFADTALLTKKFNAAFSDEPHPISLSWVVVDSTVKGFNPHNFRLVSNPKIKVEPKYVGIESAALSKIKRQAALSLVLLLLVIFAFWQFIRNARKQEKLLLFKNELISNISHELKTPVSSVKIAIESLLKRKENQDERTTAYLEQSAKEINKLQYLIDKVLQSSILEEGQIPLQIGKVNLFDCCQHAIQSLDLLAKEKGMEIKLESKIPTAVAKADKDILCRAIANVIENAIKYGPQDSLVEVVIGTHSSGYQIRVRDGGSGVSAEYLSSIFDRFFRMPTGNVHNVKGHGLGLHFVKSVMEQMGGTVQAKNVESGFEITLNIPAYE
- a CDS encoding response regulator transcription factor, translating into MSKILYLEDEPFLGQVVVDSLQENSYEVVWVKSGKKALEAFEKELFDLCLLDVMVPDIDGFSVGKQIRDVNAKIPIVFITAKSQGADVVQGFDSGGTEYIKKPFGLDELHARLKNQLNLLNAVAAEKEEISFGKFTLDAQRLKLQFEGETLVKLTHRECEILKMLGAKLNETVERKHLLKQIWGDDSYYNSRNLDVYIKKIRDYLSVDSEVEIITLKGVGYKLVCA
- a CDS encoding trimeric intracellular cation channel family protein → MDILFLTIDILGTAVFAISGFLGAFDKRLDFFGGSIIALVTAIGGGSIRDVLLGVTPVGWLSNRPILYAIFGGIFIALLFRKHLLKLRKTMMLFDTLGISLFTVLGTQVSLSMDIAPVSAVLLGTSSAVAGGVIRDTLCNEIPLVFKGNLFYATPCILGGFLYWILLKTPVNTEWSAIIAMSFIFTIRILAVRFKWKIPELV
- a CDS encoding LytR/AlgR family response regulator transcription factor, which encodes MRTLIVDDERLARQELKKLLSQYDNLDIIGEAANGEEAAEKINAEKPDLVFLDIQMPGKSGFDLLEDLDHIPYVIFVTAYDEYAIKAFEVNALDYLLKPVENHRLEEALKKVEHRLSEDRSHAEESTSTNEDVLNLDNQIFLKDGDKCWFVSLSDVRLFESEGNYVRVYFKDKKPLILKSLNNLEKRLDPSVFFRTNRKFIVNLRWVESVETWFNGGLQLELKDGTKVEVSRRQAAKFKDVMSL